The proteins below are encoded in one region of Triticum aestivum cultivar Chinese Spring chromosome 1B, IWGSC CS RefSeq v2.1, whole genome shotgun sequence:
- the LOC123092520 gene encoding annexin D4, protein MADEVQALTKAFSGLGGLGVDEPTMVAALANWRKQPEKRSGFRKSFPGLFKEHGVIERCEDEYMLHLAAEFSRFKNLMVLWAMHPWERDARLAHHVLHQAHPSAIVVEIACTRSAEELLGARKAYMALFHHSLEEDVAYRAKDKPYCSLLVGLVSAYRYEGPKVSDDTAKAEAKALGAAVKSAAGGKLVENDEVVRILTTRSKPHLVQTFKYYKELHGKHIEEDLGSEEALRETVQCLATPERYFSQVMAAALREGADHHGKEALSRVAVTRSDVDMDGIRAAYQEQFGAKLEDAVAGSAHGHFKDALVSLIVGK, encoded by the exons ATGGCCGACGAAGTTCAGGCGCTCACCAAGGCCTTCTCAG GTCTGGGAGGTCTGGGCGTGGACGAGCCGACGATGGTGGCGGCGCTGGCGAACTGGCGGAAGCAGCCGGAGAAGCGGTCCGGGTTCCGGAAGAGCTTCCCGGGGCTGTTCAAGGAGCACGGCGTGATCGAGCGGTGCGAGGACGAGTACATGCTGCACCTGGCCGCCGAGTTCTCCCGCTTCAAGAACCTCATGGTGCTGTGGGCGATGCACCCGTGGGAGCGCGACGCCCGCCTCGCGCACCACGTCCTCCACCAGGCCCACCCGTCCGCCATCGTCGTGGAGATCGCCTGCACCCGCTCCGCCGAGGAGCTCCTCGGCGCGCGCAAGGCCTACATGGCGCTCTTCCACCACTCCCTCGAGGAGGACGTCGCCTACCGCGCCAAGGACAAGCCCTACTGCAGC CTGCTGGTGGGGCTGGTGAGCGCGTACCGATACGAAGGGCCCAAGGTGAGCGACGACACGGCCAAGGCGGAGGCCAAGGCGCTGGGCGCGGCGGTGAAGAGCGCCGCCGGCGGCAAGCTggtggagaacgacgaggtggtcAGGATCCTCACCACCAGGAGCAAGCCTCACCTCGTCCAGACCTTCAAGTACTACAAGGAGCTGCACGGCAAGCACATCGAGGAG GATCTGGGAAGCGAGGAGGCTCTGAGGGAGACCGTGCAGTGCCTGGCGACGCCGGAGAGGTACTTCAGCCAGGTGATGGCGGCGGCGCTGAGGGAGGGCGCAGACCACCACGGGAAGGAGGCCCTGTCGCGGGTGGCGGTGACGCGGTCGGACGTGGACATGGACGGCATCAGGGCGGCCTACCAGGAGCAGTTCGGGGCCAAGCTCGAGGACGCCGTCGCCGGCAGCGCGCACGGGCACTTCAAGGACGCGCTCGTCTCGCTCATCGTCGGCAAGTAA